CACAGGAAATAGAAATGGTCAAATATGAGGTTGCGTTGTCATTTTGCACTTgttttttctctacttttttggATTCATTCATATTGGttgtttcatttatttcacCTGGATTATCGGCCACAAATCTGATCGCCACCCAACCACCTGGAGGTGTTCCAATCGTATTCCTCACTGGGGGATCGATAAGATTGAACTTGGCCGGATCATTTCTTGGATTGAAGTTCCCAAATCCCGCCCCAATCACCGCGAAGGAATATCCATGAAGATGTATTGGGTGATCTTCTGTTGAAACGATGCTTGTATCTTGCAATATAATTTGTACCCTGGAACCAAATTTTAGCTTGTAAAGCTTAGTTGCTTTTACGGGTTGCCATAGGCCCCGACTCACGTTACCGGTGTAATCGAATTGAATTGGAGGAACGGGTGGAAAATCTGTTGTGAAGACTCCAGGAATTCCTTGATAGTAGGCTTGCATCAAGGAATTTGTtctaggaaaaacaaaagaaacgtTGTTCATGCTGGCAGCGAACCGAGTCCCATTGGGACCTTGACATCGAGGGCTATTAGGATTGGAGCAATTGATAAGTCCTAATCCTACAGTGAAAAATAGGTTTTCGTCAATTTGAGTTGGGACTTTGATCTTCCAAGGACTCCTCAAGCTCGAAGTAAATGCAGTTGCAGTGGCTGTATCATTATAGGCAGGAAGTCGTGGGAGAATTGGCCTAGAGGATTGTCCCTTCCCACTACTACCAGACGCCAATATGTATTGGAGAATTGCTGTGGTGGTGGTGTTATCAAAGGCAGCATTTTGAGCAGTTTGGTAGGCTCGTGCTGCCATGTAATAACGACCCGCGGCTTGGTTAGCTGTAATGAGCACGTTGGTGGTTTGCCCGGGTCCTATCATAATGACATTGGTTGCGAAAGGCCTGGTGTAGGCGGCATCGACGCCCACGACCGTCATTTGATGGTTTGCGACGGAGAAGAAGAGTTCTTGATTGAGTGCAGCATTGATGATCCTCAAGAGAATTGTCTCCCCTGGCAACACTGGAAATACAGCAGTTCCTGCATTTTCTATGCATGGtcaaaaatttctcaatttcacAAAGCCAATGATCTTGAATTAGAGCAATGAAGGGGTTCGAATGGGACTAACCTTTGCTAGAGCATCTGTACAGATCTCCAGGTTGACCGTTGATTGTATACGCGTCAGATACGTTTGGAGCAGCGCCTGTGAATAATGCTTGCTTAAGCACATCCATTGGGTTTCCGTCCCACCATTCACCTGTCCAAGGACGCAAATAAAACCGATCATTTCATTGCTCGAAATTAGACAGAGATGTAATCGACTGTATCCTGATACAGATTGCCATGGAACTATCAAGATTTTACCTAGAAGTATAGGGAATTCTCGCTTGGGCATTGGGAAAGGATAATGCAAACCCCATCTAGGAAAGATTATGAGAGCTCCATAAACGGTGGCCCTAAGCCATTTGCTGTGAGCATGCCACCACAGTGTTCCCTCCTGACTTTGGATGGTGAACCGGTATGTATATGTTCCTCCAGGTTGGATGGGGCATTGCGTCACATATTCAGGTCCGTCTGCCCATGGGTTTCGTAATTGACGAATTCCATGCCTAATGGTCAGACAAGTCAGGAGAGAAGTTATTCGAGTAGAAGAAGTTCCGTCCTTCCGAAGATTTACTGTATGCATGAAGTGTGCCAAATGGAGCAGTTTAATTGTAGCCTCTTTGCTATAGATTACCAATGCAGAGTGACGTTGTATCTGGCCCGGTTTATGGCTGTGATGACAAGAGAATCTCCATCTCTTACTGCCAGTGTTGGCCCTGGGAATTGGCCATTGACTGTGATAGTGCTGTGGGTTCTGCATAGTCTCTTCACTGGCCTAGCTTGGATCTGTAACAAtgcaatcaatcaaacaagttGACGAAAAAAGGTTGTTAGCACAAAGCCTGTCATCTTGAACAAGTTCATAAAAATGCAGACAACATGTGGAGATCAAATAGAGATACCACAAACTCGTGGTAGTGAACTTCGCCCGCCGGGAAAGAAACCGAGGACACAAGTAGTGTCACAAACAAAAGGCAAGAACACATCCAGAAGTTAGCAAGCTTTTGAGGGTCCATGGCTCTTATCAGAAAAGGCTTGAACTTGATGTGGGTATGCATCGAACTGATCAGGAGGACCCTCCTATTTATACATCATTTTGGGAGGGAAAGGATTGCCTACTGACCTTATTCTTTACTACAACTTCACAAGTCAGTAGTCtaagcataaaaaataaaaaaaaaaagcgttagCAAAATTAGGTTTTCGAGTCAGCAGCGAAGCTTATAGATCGAAGGACATTTAGTCCAACCGCAAAGAGGATTTGTTACACCCACTATAGCCCCATCAATTGTCACTAAAAGGGAAGAGATTCTGCGCTTTGGGGATGACGAACTTCGTTTTCTCACATTAAGACTTTCGTGGCTGGGGCAGGTGCAGAGATTTGATTATGCTCTCCTCTTCAGGTCAGTAAAACCACCCTACCATTCCCTGTGAGTGGGAGATAACTAAAATGTTGGTTTCTCTAATCTCATTATTCAATTTATTAAAAGCTAAGGTTAAGGAACTCGTCTGACATTTGACATCAACTGTTAGCTCAACGATTTAACCGCGCGTGGACCCTATCTGCGAGTTTCTTCAAattgttctctctttttggcGCTTTGGGCTGGAGTAATCTTTACTGTAAGACAGCGGGTGCAGGTTCAGCTCTTGATCGGGTTCGGTCAACAAAGCAAGAGCAAAATGTATATTTATGCCTACCAAGTTCTGTGGCGATGATGAAGGTGTCAAAAAGAAATCACAGCTTAAATAGATATACACATTAAGAAGAGTGATCATAAGAAGAGTGATCATCATGATCACATCACTTAATCAGTCAAGAGTAAACCTAGTATTGTTCCTCATGAATTAGTCTGCATATACTGGTCCGGTCGACTGAACACCCCCTCActtgaaataaacaaaaagctCAACAGCCAACTTACGCAGCGCCAAAAGTGAAATTACCCCCTTTGGTTGTTTTAGTCTGAGAATTAACAATCCATACTTGTCATAGAAATAGCAAGTTAATACGCAAGAATCCCGACGGTTCTTGTACGAGGAACGGAGTAGCCTGCCAGTGCCACCTTGAGTTTATCCAAGATATGGACATTTAATGTTATGACGTGGcgtgagaaaattgtccaaaaagtacgACACCCATTgtctttttgccaatttagtcctaaaccttttaatttcgcTAATTGAGTCGATCCGACTaatctagataaaaaaaattactgatgtggacGCCAGCTATCCCGAATGGCatggtttatgattaaattgacaaaattaaaatgtttgactgaatcgataaaattcattagatttaaaactttttggacaatattcCTGACGTGGCACAATCCTGTTTTCATATAGCCAAAATTGTTTTCTTCTGCTTTTGGGGGGTGCCTTATTTTCAAACATCAATCAAGCCGATGATTTATGCGGACTGCACTtctctagcttttttttttattaaggggTCAACAGAAGAAGCAAAGGAGACAGGTTTTGTAGGTCTACTCCCATGTTTCCCTTGTAACTACTTCACTAACTGAAGTATCCGCGCTCCTGTTTCTAAAAGAAATGATAAGACGTATGTCAGCAGTGTTGAATTAGGTGTGATAGCAATGTcatttccttcttgttcttcctgtATTTCGAGTAGGTAACGTCGCCACTTGCTTCTTcggatggatcaagaaaaaaattgagctcCGGAAAACAAACACCAGCTGAAGATGTACACGACACTGGCTGTAGCCTAGAGGCACATCACTCCCAATATGGGTTGAATGATGAAATTTAACATCTGGAAGACCCAATGgccaataaataaattaaaaaaaaaaatcagggagGCGCGCAACACATGAAATTCTCGGACTTGTTTAAATAACCAGCCAAttgcataataaaaaaaactgttCAGTTCGATTAAATTGATGAAATAATGTGCATCTTATTCCAAATAAGAATATTTACATAACTCAACAATGAAAAAGGATGAAACACTCACCCGAATAATattgaaagaattgaaagaTGATCTGCCTGTGAAAGAATCTTTTGAAAAGAAATACGCATCAGAGCAATTTCAAGTTCATCCAGGGTACAAAATCCAGCAAACTCTCAAACCACCCCGAGACTGCTCGGAAGGCTGTCATCACTGATCGTAGTGAAATCTGGACATCATGGGagacctgaagccataatcataCATAATGTATCCTCGCAGCCTTTGTCAGCAAGTCTCTGATAAGATGGAAAATCTCTCATCCGTGTGGAACTGAACGGAATCCTGTTTAACACTTTTCAAGTCTCGCAAATGGCACTACAGAAACTGTTCAGATTTGTGAAATCTTCTGTTTTAGTGCGTTCAATGTTCTACATTTTGATTCACAAATTGAAAGAGTTTCAGAAAAAACTGCACGTTGACCACTTACTATTTTCCGAACAAGATTATCAGGATCCCAAGATTCCAATGCTCCAGAGATTCTATCACCAAGTTCTTTACTGCCTGAAGAGCACAGAGTCTCTAAAATCTGGAAAACTCGCCCAGGCCTTCCCTTTTGTACTTCACTCCTCATGGAAAGAAACGTGCCTTCCAGATTCTCTTCCTCATACTCTAACTTCCTATTCTGATTTCTCAACCATCTCATAGCCTCTTCAAATGTACCACATAGAGACCGGATTGAATCGTGAACTACGCTGGATAAGGTCAAGACTGATGGATCCGCGGAtgcgcttttctttttcttctttccagaTGGGACAGAAGTTCGGACATAACACTGAATTAGAAGAACACGCCAAGACAATGGCTCTGTAATCAACCGAACTAACGTTTGAAAATCAGTACTGTGAAGAGATATTGGGTTACTCAGGAACTTAAGCCGCTCTAATATACACCTCTTGAGTAGGGTGTCAACATCATGCCAACTACCAAACTTACgagcctctctctcttgcaaGTCAAATTCATGAGAATTCAACTTCCAAGCACTAGAGAAAACAGCCAAGTTCACCCAGTCGATCATGTCCACACCAAATACCTGCCCAAGTTAAGGGTAGaataagaagatgatgatgaagccAATAAGGGTTAGGCGAGATACAtgacttttcttttcattttttttttccaataaaggAAGCAAAACATTTTGTCCTCAACCATTCAAGTTTAAGACATGGATTACATATCTAGGAGTACTAGCAAAATCTAAGACTGCCTGTTTTCTGAAGCAAGAGTGGCTGTCAGTTTTCATTAAGAATTATTAGTATGCAGGTACCACTTCTCCACAAGCAACATAAGCGAAATTCTAAAGAAAGAATGTAAGCATACCTCAGTCGATATTAAACCTCTACACACTTCCCCAAGCACTCCCAATGCATCAGATAAATGATAACCCAAAATCTTTGCATAGTGTTCAAGCAGGAGCTTCATCTCTGATGAGACATTAGGATTTGATACAGACCCATTCACTTCAACACCATCCTTGAATGATACTGAGGCACTctggatagagagagagatcattcGCGGAAGAAGGGCTTTCTTCTCAATCAATGTCCGAGTGTTGGCTTCCCGTTTCTTCATCTAGTTTAGTGGCAGAAAACCAAATTTTAGTCTGAAGTACttaaaaggaagaaaacgaACGCATCGATCATGCAAAAAGAACTTCATAGAAGACAGTTCAACCAATAAGAATTATTCCTAGAAGACAAGGTCCAAGTACAGAACACATCTAGGGACAAGGAAGAGAGCAACCAGAATTTAAATGAGTCAACCTAAATGTCATTggcgacccccaaaaaaaaaataaaaaaataaatgtcatCAATGGAGGAACTTTCTCAGATACTGAGTTACATACTTATGTCAATGAAATTATAGTGACCTGGGGGGAAGACAGGAAGTGCATTATAAAAGGACCGTGAAATTTTAGTATGTGGTAGCAACAATGCTTCATGGTGCCAACCCCTTCTTCCCCAAAAATACAGTTTGTCAAAAGAGTAAAAAGAGAGTTGAGCAAGAACTAGTTTGTCAAAAGAGTAAAAGAGAGTTGAGCAAGAACTGTATGCCAAAAAATCTAGTTTCCCACTCCAGACGAAATAGTTGGCGTACCAGAAGATTATTAGACGAAAATAGGATTATAATGATGTTCAATGTCTATACCATGATATGACAGAAAAGTAGATGATATTAATTCTTGCCAAGAATGGACAGATCTTGGGATAGTAATACCATATATATTTGGCAATTTATTATTccataaaaagggaaaatgctaCCACTACaatcaaaattttatgaaaatcatgCTCGTCTTACATgtaattataaaattttcagatttccTGACAAAAGTGCGCACAAGGCACCTCTTATGAATGGTTTTTGCCTTGGGGAAGTAAAAACGTGATATCTGAATATGCGCTTTTACTCATTTtcaatatcatgaaaaatgaacttaCTGTCACTGGTTTAACTAGCCCATATAATCCAGCCTAAAGGGTTTGACTTCATTGTGTGCCAATTTGGTCTATTTAGGCTTCTAAATCATGATATTGTGCAAAAATTTAGGCATATCAGAATCCACCAATTGCTCCATTGCAGTCACATCTCTCTAAACTCTCATGTTTTTCATTGACTACATACCTTTTTCTGGATAAAGGATTTCACTGATCACATGGATGTGATGGGAGATCCATATGGAAGAATGAATTCTTACTGGAGCTGATGCCCACAGAATTCTCCAGCGCACACGTATGAAGATACAATTGAATTTCTATTTGGCATTTGCCACTcataaaaaaaccaaacaagTCAATCCTAAAAAAATCTTGCTAAAAAATGTTTCAAGTCTGCAAAAGGTGCGGTCTCATGTTACATGAGATCTAACATCCTAACTCCCTCCCACACATACCAGCCGTTTTCCCTTAGATGATTTTCCTACAGTGTAGCAAAAGCTCCTCCTTGTAAATCCATCAATCCTCTTCCAAAGAAAACTTCAACAACTAAAAGAAATATGGTGCTGATTTGGAAAAGATCTGCATCCAGAAGCATCTATATCCAATCATATATCGCATTTATTATTTTGTCCCCTAAAATTCTATAATCTATGAACTACTAAGACCATTTACTACAAGACTTGCGCAGGTGATCAACCCTGAGGACTCTTGAGATATAGTTACTTTTGGTAAGTAAATTTATTGAACTTAATATTTTCAATGTTCTAACAAATGAACTTACAGTAGTTGGTTTAGTCAGTGCCACTAAAACACATATTCTAACCAAAAAGATCTCACTTTATTGGGTCACACAATGTGTCCATTAATTAGTAACCTGCATAAATTGGTTATACAAACCTTCAAAGATTGCTGGTGCCAAATAGGGCCATGCAAGCTTTTCCATGCACACCCACTCCAAGCCTGCCCACGACCTATAAGTGGCTGGCCGAAAAAAGCTGCCAAGCCCATGATCCGTTCTAATAGTTCTTGAATAAACACAGATTGCTTGACCAGAACCTCATGATCAAGTCTATCTGAAGTATATGCTTTAGCTGGTGCGATAAAGCTAAATGCTGTAATGGGAATCCATGGTTGTTTACATTTGAGGCTAGATTATGCCACTTTTCCTGAGGCTGATGCTCATGAAGATTTCCCCTTCTCTCGCATcaaaattaatttgttttctATTTCATTCCTGCTACTTATTGGTGAACCAAACAAGTCATAATCCTTAAAATTTAGTTCTAACTTCACATCAGCAAAAAGCTGCACTCTCATGTTACATCATGTTACATCAGCTCTAACATTTTGACTTTCTTTCCACATCCCcaccgcctttttttttcccatgggGTTTCTCTTGGCTTTGTATACATGTAGCCACCCTCCACCTGATGGCTTAAACTTCTCAATAGGATATTCTGACATGGTAATGGAgccaactttcaatttgttcatgtcccatttaatgttttattttggatcgAATTTCTAACAGCTGTCAATCGCTTTCTACGTTGTAAATCAAGTTCTTCACTACACATCCACACAATCCTCATCCAAATTCAAAGAAACCAACtttctcaaacaaaagaaagatggtTGTGATTTGGAAAAGATCTGCATCTAGTGCTAATCTGTGAACTCTTCAATTAACTATGAAACTTCCCACAGTGATCAGCCAAAGCTTGAGGAAAGACTGATTTTGGACACATTTCAGCAATCAAATCCATCTCTGACGACCATATTTAGCATGACAATATAAGCAAAACATGGATTTGCATTTTCTGTCTGCTagcaattttttattgattgtaCAAAGAGCTTCAAATCTAGAATATCAAACAACACTTTGCAAGCAATATTACATAAATGCATGTTATATATAGAGATGGAGCAATTGATGAAGTTGTAACTTCTATACATAAATACATTTATATGAGAAAATAtagtaaaaattcatttaacagtAAGTAGATTGAAGAGATGCTGCATGTAAACTGTCATAAACAAGCATGATGCATTctccaaagaaaaaatattaaggAACAGCGAGTATGTGAAAAAACACTGGACGAGGATTCACTCACTGAAGAGATCAACTATCTAGCCACACAAAACAGTATGTTATCCACCTTTAATTAAGAGAAGTGAGTATTCATAAAAGGAAATTACGTAAGAAAAGGTTTAGAAAACATCCATACCAAGTTGTCTTTGGGAAAATGGGAAATCTCTCCAACTGGACCTGATAAAAAGTTGACAGCTTGAATTCAGGTTATCTATTCCACCAAAGAAAGTAGATATCTttgtaaattaaaaagaaacatATGCGCAGTCAAGAAGCAGGTGATAGTATCTTCTGCAGAACAAATAGCAAACTTGACAAAAACATTACAAATATCAACTGACCTAAAAGATAATTTTCCTCAGGTGTTGGCGTCCACCAAGGTCGAGACTCTAAATCTTCATTAAAGGTCAAAGACTTTGATCCAATCTCATTTGAGAGCTCAACAAAATGCATCCCATACTTTAAATTCTCAAGAATGCACTGAATAAGAGAGTAAAAATAGTCAAATTTCATTAGAGGTCAAAGTATTAGATCCATCTCACTTGAAAGCTGGACAAAGAGAATTCTCCCATTTCAGGTTCTCAAAATACACGGAATAAGAAAGTCATAATGAATGACTTCAAAGCATTCACAAATTATAATAACCCGTCATTCTGAACTAGGGCTATACCTCCACTTCGTCAACGTTACCAGCATTTTGCTTTAACTGCAAAATTGCTGATTCAATCCTGGCAAGTAAGTACTGATTGGAGTTCTGCAACCTTTCCTTGAACTGAACAAATTCAATCGCCTGAAATACAATGTCCATCCAATGTAAATCGAGGGATTCTCCATCGACAAGCAACAATGCATAGTTGCAGAATTGAAAGGCATAACAATGTATTCAGATGTTTACACGTATGAATGTCATCTAAATAACATATATGACCTCGAAAAAAAGCtgcaaagaaatttttttacgtTGTTTAAATTGCACATGCAACAGCAATCATTCATGTGACTTCCACCCCAGCTTAACTGCTTCAGTAAACGCCACACGCATTAGGTGAAAATCGttagatcaaaattcaaagtcaaAGAACAAAGGGTCTATCAGACCAACATATCACACATAGAAGTAAACAGAGAACATTTATTCGTTTCATCAATCTCTCAAGCAGGCaaagcataaaaaaatggaCTTAACATAAGGAAGACCATAAACAAATATCACTCGCAGTAGAACTAGCATCAACATAGTAATGACTCCTAAAACATCATTCtgaactaaaaaaatcaaacacaagCAACAGTTAGAACGGAAAGGATCAGTTTACAATAACATGCTTTAAGCAGTAACAGATCATATGTCGCCAGGGATCTTTCGCATTGCAAACTTCTTAATATTTATCAATCCAAATTCTATTCTTAATTCAGCTTAAAAATTTGTTAACTAACAGAACTTAGTCGAAAAAAATCATCTGCAAAGTTCTATGCTCACTTGAGGAGCCTTCCGGAACTGACACTCGTCAGTGGATGAGAGAGTactgggaggaaaaaaaaggtaatatGAGTGAGTGGAAGCTTCATTCAATTAATCCTCTCCACCACATACACCCAAGACTATTCTCATCTAGGAACACTAAAGACCCTATTTGATGGAGACAAGTATGAATAAATACGTGATAAATTAGTGTGTATAAGAACCAATAGGTCCATGAACATCTGCCAAACCATTTTATAAAATATGTTTCCTGCCAATGGAAACACCAAGATCCTCCTCAGCACTCCCTCTTTTGGGTGAAAACTTAACATTTCTATTAAGGACCAATATCAGCAAATTCATTAAAGACATCTCTACTTATCTGGGCTCTGCTAAACTCgaacaaaaaatcagaaacaaGTTTCTCCTCATTTTGATTATTTGACGATAAGAAACCAGCATTCATGCAAAGAACACTTGCAAGACCCAC
The genomic region above belongs to Rhodamnia argentea isolate NSW1041297 chromosome 6, ASM2092103v1, whole genome shotgun sequence and contains:
- the LOC115746059 gene encoding laccase-3-like: MDPQKLANFWMCSCLLFVTLLVSSVSFPAGEVHYHEFVIQARPVKRLCRTHSTITVNGQFPGPTLAVRDGDSLVITAINRARYNVTLHWHGIRQLRNPWADGPEYVTQCPIQPGGTYTYRFTIQSQEGTLWWHAHSKWLRATVYGALIIFPRWGLHYPFPMPKREFPILLGEWWDGNPMDVLKQALFTGAAPNVSDAYTINGQPGDLYRCSSKGTAVFPVLPGETILLRIINAALNQELFFSVANHQMTVVGVDAAYTRPFATNVIMIGPGQTTNVLITANQAAGRYYMAARAYQTAQNAAFDNTTTTAILQYILASGSSGKGQSSRPILPRLPAYNDTATATAFTSSLRSPWKIKVPTQIDENLFFTVGLGLINCSNPNSPRCQGPNGTRFAASMNNVSFVFPRTNSLMQAYYQGIPGVFTTDFPPVPPIQFDYTGNVSRGLWQPVKATKLYKLKFGSRVQIILQDTSIVSTEDHPIHLHGYSFAVIGAGFGNFNPRNDPAKFNLIDPPVRNTIGTPPGGWVAIRFVADNPGVWLMHCHIDSHLVWGLAMSFLVENGVGELQSVIPPPLDLPRC